A DNA window from Brassica napus cultivar Da-Ae chromosome A4, Da-Ae, whole genome shotgun sequence contains the following coding sequences:
- the LOC125608425 gene encoding uncharacterized protein LOC125608425, which yields MDFLSISIIPAARFYPNMGALNWHPLDLRHQQGLSLVAGLVGEPKETDDFTLNLVSLTLSHVKVEVDLTIPLPSVVEFTRESGPLPAKPAASTSKPKGKKSSNVNKDPTDKATDKGKSAPTNDPKDSAKSPGPSTSHEVPVSLAPPAASLSPQGSSAPSPLSQPPPVPIPWLSSHQPSFGTLLETHIKPHNLNHLMGKLCRGWNYTSNHLADDDGRIIVIWKDNISERTDLWVELLNTYQTFSLDTTPWMVGGDFNQILHPAEHSLLDVNSLTPPMVDFRDCLSQMGLSDLRFQGSFYSWKNRSPDRPVAKKLDRLLINSQILNLFPGCSAFFLPPLFSDHSPCLLNLDFKIPTSGTRPFKFFNYLTKHPGFHQLTPTTQLFELEKQANERWLFLRMIEESYFKQRSRINWLKEGDQNTTFFYRIVQTRLSYNTIRSFVLLSGAILTDPLDMSAHAVAHFTSILGPQPPARIRVVSTGEWFHSLTPYRFDQSYRVEMISVPSADEITRNFFLTSFMPSATNSTILTLVPKHTGASLITDFRPIACLNTLYKVVSRLLVKRLKPILAPLIVPNQTAFVRGRLLVENTSLAGELINGYHRENGTKRITIKVDIAKAFDTLSWNFLFSCLVAFNLPMEFISWIRACVCTTSFTVGYNGAINGFFKGTRGLRQGDPLSPYLFVIALNNLSLMLNKAAQDMRFNYHLNCSSSRLTHLCFADDLLIFMDGSLESVQAVLQVLREFELRSGLAVSMHKTSFFASGLTAMETDAIQASTGNIEAHHTARVSWNEVTKPKKEGGLGINDLLLWNKACCLKLIWLLFFQAGSVWVAWFKEEVLNGNLSNLWTTAPNRRFSWQVNKLLKLSPLIYEWIHLRVSNGLSCRFWSDNWSPFGSLTKYLQLGPQSSLGIPLTATLASLCSNNSWRLPSARSENQVQLHVHLTTIVLTDEEDYYEWEIDGKVEKAYSIGTVYHNLRALQGIASGGGVLLLLLFVCSVMWLLKAEITYTLNVLTLGEFGALLRLDVDCYRLELGPQS from the exons ATGGACTTCCTCAGCATCTCCATCATCCCCGCCGCTAGATTCTATCCAAATATGGGCGCACTTAACTGGCACCCCCTTGATCTGAGGCATCAACAAGGGCTCAGCCTTGTTGCTGGTTTGGTCGGTGAACCCAAAGAGACGGATGACTTCACGCTGAATTTGGTGAGCCTGACCTTATCTCATGTAAAGGTGGAAGTGGATTTGACAATACCGCTCCCTAGTGTTGTTGAATTTACCCGTGAATCAG GTCCGCTCCCTGCAAAACCAGCAGCATCTACTTCAAAACCTAAGGGCAAAAAATCCTCCAATGTCAACAAGGACCCAACTGATAAAGCCACTGATAAGGGGAAATCTGCACCTACTAATGATCCAAAGGACTCTGCAAAGTCTCCTGGCCCCAGTACTTCTCATGAAGTCCCTGTCTCTCTAGCTCCCCCGGCCGCTTCCCTATCCCCACAAGGTTCTTCTGCTCCTTCACCCCTATCACAACCTCCCCCTGTCCCCATTCCA TGGCTTTCGAGTCATCAACCCTCTTTTGGAACGTTACTAGAAACTCATATCAAACCCCATAACCTTAACCACCTTATGGGCAAGCTGTGTAGAGGATGGAACTACACCTCTAATCATTTGGCGGATGATGATGGCAGAATCATTGTTATTTGGAAGGACAACATCTCT GAACGCACAGATCTATGGGTGGAACTCCTGAACACGTATCAAACCTTCTCACTTGATACAACCCCTTGGATGGTTGGAGGAGACTTCAATCAGATCCTCCACCCTGCTGAGCACTCTCTCTTGGATGTGAATTCTCTCACCCCTCCAATGGTTGACTTTAGAGACTGTCTTTCTCAAATGGGGCTGTCTGATCTCAGGTTCCAAGGATCTTTCTACTCCTGGAAAAACCGGAGTCCAGATAGACCAGTAGCTAAGAAACTTGACCGGCTACTCATTAATAGCCAAATACTAAACCTTTTTCCCGGCTGCTCAGCGTTCTTCCTCCCTCCGCTGTTCTCTGATCACTCCCCTTGCCTCCTAAACCTAGACTTTAAAATCCCCACCTCTGGTACCCGCCCTTTCAAATTCTTCAACTACCTAACCAAACACCCGGGGTTTCATCAGTTG ACTCCAACCACTCAACTGTTTGAACTGGAGAAACAAGCAAATGAGCGCTGGCTGTTCTTAAGAATGATCGAGGAAAGCTATTTCAAGCAAAGGTCGAGGATCAATTGGCTCAAAGAAGGGGATCAGAACACAACGTTCTTCTATAGGATTGTGCAGACAAGACTAAGCTATAACACTATTAGATCTTTTGTTCTTCTCTCAGGCGCAATCTTGACGGATCCCCTAGACATGAGTGCTCATGCAGTTGCCCATTTCACCAGCATTCTGGGACCTCAGCCTCCGGCTAGGATAAGAGTTGTCTCTACTGGTGAATGGTTTCACTCTCTAACCCCCTACCGATTTGACCAGAGCTACAGAGTTGAGATGATTTCAGTGCCTTCTGCTGATGAGATCACAAGA AACTTCTTCCTCACATCCTTCATGCCCTCAGCTACAAACAGCACAATCCTTACGTTGGTTCCTAAGCATACCGGAGCTTCATTGATCACAGATTTTAGGCCTATTGCTTGCCTAAACACCTTGTACAAAGTTGTCTCGCGCCTCCTGGTCAAGCGGTTGAAGCCCATTTTGGCCCCTCTCATTGTTCCTAATCAGACGGCATTTGTACGAGGCAGATTGTTAGTGGAGAACACCTCACTTGCTGGAGAGCTCATAAACGGTTATCATAGAGAAAATGGGACAAAACGGATCACTATTAAAGTGGATATAGCAAAGGCGTTCGATACCTTATCATGGAATTTTCTCTTCTCATGTTTGGTAGCCTTCAATTTACCAATGGAATTTATCTCCTGGATTAGAGCCTGCGTTTGCACGACTAGCTTCACAGTTGGGTATAATGGAGCAATCAACGGTTTCTTCAAAGGTACCCGCGGCTTGCGACAGGGTGATCCATTGTCCCCATATCTCTTTGTCATTGCGCTGAACAATCTTTCTCTCATGCTCAACAAGGCAGCTCAAGATATGCGCTTCAACTATCATTTAAACTGCTCATCCTCTAGACTCACCCATTTGTGCTTTGCGGATGACTTGCTCATCTTTATGGATGGATCATTAGAGTCGGTTCAGGCAGTGCTTCAAGTGCTCCGGGAGTTCGAATTAAGATCAGGCTTAGCAGTTAGTATGCACAAGACCTCGTTCTTTGCTTCAGGGTTGACTGCTATGGAAACAGATGCTATCCAAGCCTCCACAG GGAACATTGAAGCTCATCATACAGCACGAGTCTCTTGGAATGAAGTAACAAAGCCTAAGAAGGAAGGTGGACTTGGGATCAACGACCTGCTCCTGTGGAATAAGGCATGTTGTTTGAAACTTATATGGCTGTTGTTCTTTCAAGCTGGATCAGTTTGGGTGGCTTGGTTCAAGGAGGAAGTTCTAAATGGAAACTTAAGCAACTTATGGACCACTGCACCTAACAGACGGTTCTCATGGCAAGTGAATAAGCTCCTCAAACTGAGTCCTCTAATTTATGAGTGGATTCACCTCAGAGTTTCCAATGGTCTCTCATGCCGATTCTGGTCAGATAATTGGTCTCCTTTTGGCAGTCTGACAAAGTACCTACAACTTGGTCCACAGTCGTCCTTGGGGATTCCCCTAACAGCAACTCTCGCCTCTCTTTGCTCCAACAACTCATGGCGCCTTCCTTCAGCCCGCTCTGAAAACCAGGTTCAATTGCATGTTCACTTAACTACCATTGTTTTGACTGATGAGGAAGATTACTATGAATGGGAAATAGATGGTAAAGTGGAAAAAGCCTATTCTATTGGAACTGTCTACCATAACCTGC GTGCCCTACAAGGGATCGCATCAGGGGGTGGGGTCTTGTTACTTCTCCTCTTTGTTTGCTCTGTAATGTGGCTCCTGAAAGCAGAGATCACCTATACTTTGAATGTCCTTACGCTTGGGGAATTTGGAGCACTCTTGCGCCTCGATGTGGATTGCTACCGGCTAGAACTTGGTCCTCAGTCATGA